The Takifugu rubripes chromosome 7, fTakRub1.2, whole genome shotgun sequence genome has a segment encoding these proteins:
- the LOC115250555 gene encoding 40S ribosomal protein S19, with the protein MPGVTVKDVNQQEFVRALAAFLKKSGKLKVPDWVDIVKLGKHKELAPSDENWFYIRAASTVRHLYLRGGAGVGSMTKIYGGRKRNGVCPAHYSVGSKNVARKVLQALELLKMIEKDPNGGRRLTSQGTRDLDRIAGQVAAANKKSV; encoded by the exons ATGCCGGGTGTTACAGTAAAGGACGTCAACCAGCAGGAGTTTGTCCGGGCCCTGGCCGCCTTCCTCAAGAA gtcagGAAAGCTCAAGGTCCCTGACTGGGTGGACATTGTCAAGCTGGGTAAGCACAAGGAGCTGGCCCCCAGTGATGAGAACTGGTTCTACATCAGAGCGG CGTCCACCGTCCGCCACCTGTACCTGCGTGGAGGTGCTGGTGTTGGCTCGATGACAAAGATCTATGGTGGTCGCAAAAGAAACGGCGTCTGTCCTGCTCACTATAGCGTTGGATCCAAGAATGTGGCTCGCAAGGTTCTTCAGGCCCTCGAGCTTCTCAAGATGATCGAGAAGGATCCTAATGG CGGCCGCAGACTGACCTCCCAGGGCACCAGGGATCTGGATCGAATTGCAGGCCAG gtaGCAGCTGCTAACAAAAAATCAGTTTAA